A single window of Syntrophotalea acetylenica DNA harbors:
- a CDS encoding sigma-54-dependent Fis family transcriptional regulator, producing MFASDLKTRTSPIYLTNLRNEWRKFLEGDTATPKYIRKEVYESWARSKKAGVDPFNFSPSIIFNKEDAQKQAYSHEDLIKSFGRAVNIIQEIAHKNKLKLQLFDKNGYSVNIILSSSKKETPITLNSYIVRDINEEHVGTNAVSLCLHTGKPVQLVGPEHFHSLFHNNICSCAPIHDNENNVIGALNVFCTLQESNIDALPLTVFLASIFDNRSLVTNVLEELNVYEFAMRHIVKYLPQGIAYLGQNCDLKAFNNAFLKLLSLGPSEDIKYQIEKFASNLEYIKKREDISKKELLLDIQGKKKSFLVTTKNIFTNKNSLRGQFLIMEDTEEALKSLAKLRGNKAVYTFDHIIGENSQLLAAKGVALQVADSPVPVLIVGESGTGKELFAQAIHNSSDRANEPFVAINCGAIPPELIESELFGYVAGAFTGALKSGKTGKLELAHGGTLFFDEVESMPLNVQIKLLRALSTKRICRVGGVDEIPIDIRLISACKGDLLDDADKGNFREDLYYRISTILVNLPSLRDRKNDIPLLAKHFLKLCGSELGAMQLTMEGRFLNALSDYSWRGNIRELRNVIERAIVLRKESTELSLDLLPERIIKSHLYKDTKKVLEPCFSATGKDSEKLDILKIAEEIAIEKVFIQENGNITKISKALGISKPTLYSKINKSKKLSRLKESLENDSNSSV from the coding sequence ATGTTTGCTTCTGACTTGAAAACAAGAACATCGCCAATCTATTTGACCAACCTCCGAAATGAATGGCGAAAATTTCTTGAGGGAGACACCGCAACCCCAAAATATATACGGAAAGAAGTTTATGAATCTTGGGCCCGTAGCAAAAAAGCGGGGGTCGACCCATTTAATTTTAGCCCCTCAATAATTTTCAATAAGGAAGATGCTCAAAAGCAAGCTTATAGCCATGAAGATTTGATCAAATCATTTGGCAGAGCCGTTAATATTATCCAGGAAATTGCCCACAAGAACAAACTAAAGTTACAACTATTTGACAAAAACGGATATAGCGTTAATATAATTTTGTCCAGCAGCAAAAAGGAAACTCCCATCACCCTAAACTCTTATATTGTGCGCGACATCAATGAGGAACATGTAGGCACAAACGCCGTTTCTCTTTGCCTCCACACAGGAAAACCCGTACAACTTGTTGGACCAGAACACTTTCACTCTCTTTTTCACAACAATATATGTTCCTGTGCTCCAATCCATGACAATGAAAACAATGTCATAGGAGCCTTGAATGTATTTTGCACCCTGCAGGAAAGCAACATAGATGCACTCCCCTTGACCGTGTTCTTGGCTTCTATTTTTGACAATCGATCCCTTGTCACCAATGTTCTTGAAGAATTAAACGTTTATGAGTTTGCCATGCGGCACATCGTCAAATATCTTCCGCAAGGCATTGCCTATTTAGGACAAAATTGCGATCTTAAGGCATTCAACAACGCTTTTTTAAAGCTTCTCTCTCTTGGCCCATCTGAAGACATAAAATATCAAATTGAAAAATTCGCCTCCAATCTCGAATATATTAAAAAGCGAGAGGACATCTCTAAAAAGGAACTACTCTTAGATATTCAGGGCAAAAAAAAGTCTTTTCTAGTTACCACCAAAAATATTTTCACCAACAAAAATTCTCTTCGTGGCCAGTTCCTAATCATGGAGGACACTGAAGAAGCCTTAAAATCTCTCGCAAAATTACGAGGGAACAAAGCTGTCTATACATTTGATCACATCATCGGAGAAAACTCGCAATTACTTGCGGCCAAGGGAGTTGCACTACAGGTTGCAGACAGCCCCGTACCCGTGTTGATCGTAGGGGAGAGCGGGACCGGAAAGGAACTTTTTGCCCAAGCTATACACAACAGCAGTGACAGAGCAAATGAACCTTTTGTCGCCATTAACTGCGGCGCGATCCCACCAGAATTAATCGAAAGTGAATTATTTGGCTACGTAGCCGGAGCCTTTACTGGCGCACTCAAGTCCGGAAAGACAGGAAAATTGGAACTGGCCCACGGAGGCACTTTATTCTTTGATGAAGTTGAAAGTATGCCGCTCAATGTGCAAATCAAGCTACTTAGAGCCCTTTCAACAAAGAGAATATGCAGGGTAGGTGGCGTAGATGAAATCCCCATCGATATACGACTGATTTCCGCCTGCAAAGGTGATTTACTTGATGATGCCGACAAAGGGAATTTCAGAGAAGATCTTTATTACAGAATCAGCACTATCCTGGTTAACCTACCCTCATTGCGTGATCGAAAAAATGACATCCCACTGCTTGCTAAGCATTTTCTCAAATTATGTGGATCTGAGTTAGGAGCAATGCAATTGACAATGGAGGGCAGATTCCTAAATGCTCTGTCCGACTACTCCTGGAGAGGAAATATTCGCGAACTCAGAAATGTAATTGAGAGAGCCATTGTTTTAAGAAAGGAAAGCACCGAACTAAGCCTGGACTTGCTGCCAGAGAGGATAATAAAGTCACACTTATACAAAGATACAAAAAAGGTTTTGGAACCCTGCTTCTCAGCAACTGGAAAAGATTCCGAAAAATTGGACATTTTAAAAATTGCTGAAGAAATCGCCATTGAAAAAGTTTTTATTCAAGAAAATGGCAACATAACAAAAATATCAAAAGCTTTAGGGATCAGCAAACCTACCCTCTATTCAAAAATCAATAAAAGCAAAAAACTAAGTAGACTCAAGGAAAGCCTTGAAAACGATTCAAATTCTTCAGTATAG
- a CDS encoding thermonuclease family protein: MTNKRGIGFTRKMFVAIACLAISAFAAWAGSFDGRVVKVLDGDTIEVLLPEKTTVRVRLAGIDAPERGQPFSRMATQAVRDMAAEKTVRIETQSKDWYGRTIGDVFLSDGRSLNRELVHLGLAWQYRRYSNDQELTALEAEARKARRGLWSEPDPTPPWQRRREKR; the protein is encoded by the coding sequence GTGACAAACAAAAGAGGGATAGGATTCACCAGGAAAATGTTTGTCGCTATAGCGTGTTTGGCTATTTCGGCGTTTGCGGCATGGGCTGGATCTTTTGACGGCCGGGTCGTAAAGGTTTTGGATGGCGACACTATCGAGGTCCTGTTGCCCGAGAAAACCACGGTACGGGTGCGGTTGGCCGGAATCGATGCCCCGGAGAGGGGCCAGCCATTTAGCCGAATGGCAACCCAGGCGGTTCGCGATATGGCGGCCGAAAAAACCGTTCGCATCGAAACCCAATCGAAGGATTGGTATGGCAGAACTATTGGTGATGTCTTTCTTTCCGATGGGCGTAGCCTGAACAGGGAACTGGTTCACCTTGGACTGGCCTGGCAATACCGGCGATACTCAAACGACCAGGAACTGACGGCACTGGAAGCCGAGGCTCGCAAAGCGAGGCGTGGTTTATGGAGCGAACCAGATCCCACTCCACCTTGGCAACGGCGCCGCGAAAAAAGGTAG
- a CDS encoding AAA family ATPase codes for MSNPFRYGTVVLGKDFCGRQELINQLTGYIEAGQNVVLQGERRIGKTSLAVETVRRMKKHRMLKVNLMEVKDVDTLCKRVLHAILAFERGGSRFDRLMKTLAYLRPTLGLNPITGEPSVSFDSLVQLHADSIPEVLTLVANLHHEKPLVVFLDEFQDVLRVEKDPRGVLAQLRGTIQHQGDIPYLFAESIRNRMDEIFNHPDSPFFKSALTLTVGPLSGQDFIEHLVKKFQTGKRTIDGVLLGKIFKMTDAVTGDIQQFCEALWTVSNEGESIGEGKIPEALQLIFAREQKSYEMILARLTASYVRMLQTLAELGGERPTASAFVRRAAVSNPSAIPPALKRMADQKIVFHDGQRWRFTNPFFAAWLLARQEV; via the coding sequence ATGTCGAATCCATTTCGTTACGGAACCGTTGTCTTGGGCAAAGACTTCTGTGGCCGCCAGGAACTGATCAACCAACTGACCGGTTACATCGAGGCCGGGCAAAATGTCGTCCTTCAGGGAGAAAGGCGCATCGGCAAAACCTCCCTGGCCGTTGAAACCGTCCGGCGCATGAAGAAGCACCGTATGCTGAAGGTCAACCTCATGGAGGTCAAAGATGTCGATACGCTGTGCAAGCGGGTTCTCCATGCCATTTTGGCCTTTGAACGCGGTGGCTCCCGGTTCGACCGCCTGATGAAAACCTTGGCCTATCTTCGTCCGACTCTAGGACTCAATCCGATCACCGGAGAACCTTCGGTCAGTTTCGATTCCCTGGTTCAGCTCCATGCCGATTCCATCCCCGAAGTGCTGACCCTGGTGGCAAACCTGCACCACGAAAAGCCGTTGGTGGTTTTCCTCGACGAATTTCAAGACGTGCTCAGGGTGGAAAAGGACCCAAGGGGCGTGTTGGCTCAGCTTCGTGGCACGATTCAGCACCAAGGCGATATCCCCTACCTATTTGCCGAGAGCATTCGAAACCGGATGGACGAGATTTTCAATCACCCGGATTCGCCATTTTTCAAGTCGGCCTTGACTCTTACGGTCGGCCCCCTCTCCGGGCAGGACTTTATCGAACACCTGGTCAAAAAATTCCAGACGGGAAAGAGAACAATTGACGGGGTTTTGCTGGGAAAAATTTTCAAAATGACTGACGCTGTAACAGGGGATATACAGCAATTCTGTGAAGCCCTTTGGACGGTAAGCAACGAAGGGGAATCCATTGGAGAAGGAAAAATTCCGGAAGCCTTGCAGCTTATCTTCGCCAGGGAACAGAAATCCTATGAGATGATACTTGCTCGGCTTACGGCCAGCTATGTGCGGATGCTGCAAACACTGGCCGAACTCGGCGGCGAACGACCGACCGCCAGTGCTTTCGTTCGGCGGGCAGCGGTTTCCAATCCTTCCGCCATTCCACCGGCCCTCAAACGCATGGCCGATCAGAAGATCGTTTTCCATGATGGACAAAGATGGCGCTTTACCAACCCATTTTTCGCGGCATGGCTGCTTGCACGGCAGGAGGTCTGA
- a CDS encoding aldehyde dehydrogenase family protein, with translation MKSTIDCLVANAQEALKSFSAYSQEQVDHIVESMVAAGVANAERLGQMAYEETLMGVVGHKVAKNMAATQVVGDYLRDKKSVGVIGEEDGVIQIAEPFGVIAALTPTTNPTSTILFKAIIALKGRNTVVFAFHPRGQQCGVEAARLMLNAAVEAGAPKNCIQWIAEPSVEATSYLIKHPGTSLILATGGKAMVHASYTSGHPAYGVGPGNVPAYIEKSANLEQTTDNIILSKTFDNGVICASEQNLIFDDQKIADATLEKFKEKGAYIVNEEEKAKLAEAMFDQEKNIPVLDVVGRSAAKVAEFAGFRVPEETTVILVPLDDIGAGDLLSGEKLSPVLGYVVVDSREKAIQLACEMLEFKGAGHSAAIHTCDDKAFEEYALAVPAGRILMNQPSVLGAVGGEYNNLLPTFTLGCGARGGNSTSDNIQYFHLLNIKRAAKPKN, from the coding sequence ATGAAATCAACAATTGATTGTTTGGTAGCGAACGCACAAGAAGCGCTTAAGTCTTTTTCCGCTTATTCTCAGGAGCAGGTTGATCACATTGTTGAAAGCATGGTAGCGGCAGGTGTCGCCAATGCTGAAAGACTGGGGCAAATGGCTTATGAGGAAACCTTGATGGGGGTTGTAGGGCACAAGGTGGCAAAGAATATGGCCGCTACCCAAGTTGTTGGTGACTATCTACGCGATAAAAAGTCCGTTGGGGTCATTGGCGAGGAAGATGGCGTTATACAGATAGCGGAACCGTTTGGGGTTATTGCTGCTCTGACGCCCACCACCAATCCTACCTCAACAATATTATTCAAAGCGATTATCGCCCTTAAGGGCAGAAATACGGTTGTTTTTGCTTTCCATCCTAGGGGCCAGCAATGTGGTGTTGAAGCTGCCAGGCTTATGCTTAATGCCGCCGTTGAGGCCGGTGCCCCAAAGAATTGTATCCAGTGGATTGCGGAGCCCTCTGTTGAGGCAACGTCCTATCTGATCAAGCACCCGGGGACCTCGCTTATTCTGGCAACTGGCGGCAAGGCCATGGTCCATGCTTCTTACACTTCGGGTCACCCTGCTTACGGTGTTGGCCCCGGCAATGTTCCCGCTTATATCGAAAAATCAGCGAACCTTGAACAAACTACGGATAACATCATTCTCTCTAAGACGTTTGATAATGGTGTGATTTGTGCTTCTGAGCAAAATTTAATTTTTGATGATCAGAAGATTGCCGACGCAACTCTTGAGAAATTCAAAGAAAAAGGCGCCTATATCGTCAATGAGGAGGAAAAAGCGAAACTTGCAGAAGCCATGTTCGATCAGGAAAAGAATATTCCGGTATTGGATGTTGTTGGCCGATCTGCGGCAAAAGTTGCTGAATTTGCAGGTTTCAGGGTCCCAGAGGAGACTACCGTTATATTGGTCCCACTGGATGATATTGGTGCCGGAGACCTCTTAAGCGGCGAAAAGCTTTCGCCGGTATTAGGTTACGTCGTTGTGGACAGCAGAGAAAAGGCCATTCAGCTCGCCTGTGAAATGCTCGAATTCAAAGGCGCAGGTCATTCGGCCGCGATCCATACCTGTGATGATAAGGCCTTTGAAGAATATGCTTTGGCCGTTCCTGCGGGCAGGATTCTCATGAACCAACCTTCGGTGTTGGGAGCTGTAGGCGGAGAGTACAACAACTTGCTGCCTACCTTTACTCTCGGGTGCGGTGCCAGAGGCGGTAATTCCACGTCTGATAACATTCAGTATTTTCATCTGCTGAATATCAAGAGGGCTGCCAAGCCGAAAAATTGA
- a CDS encoding metal-dependent hydrolase produces the protein MRWQNHKICTVCIVFAAVGRILPAIVAGFGSVLPDLLEAGLVRHRTLTHWTPFYIITGVIMVPMARAFFLPAGLVTAFLILGCLCHIVQDGLSRGGVPLFTPNGRRFGAGFYITRTITETLVVSGIMAISLLVAADKGYFGEKRILGELRWLLSWH, from the coding sequence ATGCGCTGGCAGAACCACAAAATCTGCACGGTCTGCATAGTGTTCGCCGCAGTGGGCCGTATCCTCCCCGCGATTGTCGCCGGCTTCGGCTCCGTACTTCCCGATCTGTTGGAGGCCGGTTTGGTCCGGCACCGAACCCTTACCCATTGGACTCCCTTCTACATCATTACCGGCGTGATTATGGTTCCGATGGCCCGGGCATTTTTTCTGCCGGCCGGGCTGGTGACCGCTTTTTTGATTCTCGGCTGTCTCTGCCACATCGTTCAGGATGGACTGAGCCGGGGCGGAGTGCCTCTCTTCACCCCGAATGGCCGGCGCTTCGGAGCCGGATTTTACATCACCCGCACCATCACCGAAACCCTCGTGGTCTCTGGCATTATGGCGATCAGCCTGCTGGTCGCCGCTGACAAGGGTTATTTCGGAGAAAAACGAATCTTGGGAGAATTGCGATGGCTGCTAAGCTGGCATTAA
- a CDS encoding tyrosine-type recombinase/integrase, translating into MKEKAVFPASVIATAPDLLPILAEWLHLDVANGDACADTLQTYQCQIEAWLAWCYGHSIPPGQATVDDVKAWRQALVAAGAKPSTISLKLTTVRRFYQSAVDRGLISSNPAANVRAPRERRARKEQIKYLSAGEAELLFRAVPSDRRLKPSRDRAMIGLMALEGLRRIEIVRACATDIEQTGDGTRILIHGKGKDRYIYPRDDTVQSIQDYLALRGPVAPDVTGDPIFVQIRKGGVPGGRITRQGVNSVINDYLVKADLKRRGLSCHALRHTCGALLYQATRDIRAVQETLGHSNISTSAGYAHIIERGQARYTKEISVKMGAGRLAASGERD; encoded by the coding sequence ATGAAGGAAAAAGCTGTTTTTCCCGCGTCGGTTATCGCCACCGCTCCGGATCTTTTGCCCATCCTGGCCGAGTGGCTGCATCTGGATGTTGCCAACGGTGACGCCTGTGCCGATACCCTGCAGACTTACCAGTGCCAGATTGAAGCCTGGCTGGCTTGGTGCTATGGGCACAGTATTCCTCCCGGCCAAGCGACCGTCGATGATGTCAAAGCATGGCGGCAGGCGTTGGTCGCTGCCGGGGCCAAGCCTTCCACCATCTCCCTGAAGCTGACCACCGTTCGACGTTTTTACCAGTCTGCGGTGGACCGTGGTCTGATTTCGAGCAATCCGGCGGCAAATGTCAGAGCTCCAAGGGAGCGGCGTGCCCGAAAAGAGCAGATCAAGTACCTGTCGGCAGGGGAAGCCGAATTGCTTTTCCGGGCCGTACCTTCCGACCGGCGCCTCAAACCTTCCCGTGACCGGGCGATGATCGGTCTCATGGCTCTTGAGGGCCTGCGACGTATCGAAATTGTCCGGGCCTGCGCAACCGACATTGAACAGACCGGGGATGGCACGCGAATTCTGATACACGGCAAGGGCAAGGATCGTTATATTTACCCCAGGGATGATACCGTCCAATCCATTCAGGACTATCTAGCCCTGCGCGGCCCGGTGGCGCCGGATGTAACCGGGGACCCGATCTTTGTTCAGATTCGCAAGGGAGGCGTACCCGGCGGCCGCATCACGCGGCAGGGTGTGAACTCCGTCATCAATGATTACCTGGTTAAGGCAGATCTCAAACGGAGAGGGCTTTCCTGTCACGCCCTGCGTCACACCTGCGGAGCCCTGCTCTACCAGGCCACAAGAGACATCCGGGCCGTCCAGGAGACCCTTGGTCACAGCAACATTTCAACCTCAGCCGGTTATGCCCACATCATCGAGCGGGGACAGGCGCGTTACACGAAGGAAATCTCGGTCAAAATGGGAGCGGGACGGTTGGCTGCCAGTGGGGAACGGGATTGA
- a CDS encoding transporter: MGLLDVWFSRFLEKKLKKIAICSILIGLCVPLQSWAGNARGYKPFPEGTFLFCTYFKHFSANNMYAANKKISSDLNLSSNIGIFRPVYYKKIGKALYGEGDFIVNPQIFMMFGDRDMALGGEALSDSGFFDPMILATFWFVSAPEKKLWIGFSPYVTIPVGSYHTNRSLNLGENRWTIKPEIGIVKGFGEDLFLDFIMNIKFHADNDEFFSGQKRVKKSQSDLFGLETHLSYNLKKEFFVSLDYFFNSGGETEIDGIRKRDKQENHAIGASMFWSLKNNQQIMIEYLNNFDIESGAKTQTLGIRWSYFL, encoded by the coding sequence ATGGGGCTTCTTGATGTGTGGTTTTCCAGATTTTTGGAGAAAAAATTGAAGAAAATAGCTATTTGTTCAATTTTGATTGGCCTATGCGTACCGTTACAATCCTGGGCTGGGAACGCAAGAGGATATAAGCCTTTCCCTGAAGGGACCTTCTTGTTTTGTACCTATTTTAAACATTTTTCAGCCAACAATATGTATGCGGCTAATAAAAAAATAAGTAGTGATCTTAATCTGTCATCAAATATAGGTATATTCAGGCCGGTATATTACAAGAAAATTGGCAAAGCCTTGTACGGAGAAGGCGATTTTATTGTTAATCCTCAGATTTTTATGATGTTTGGAGATAGGGATATGGCATTAGGGGGAGAGGCCCTGTCAGATTCGGGCTTTTTTGACCCGATGATTTTGGCCACCTTCTGGTTTGTCAGTGCTCCTGAGAAAAAGCTTTGGATCGGATTTTCTCCTTATGTCACGATTCCTGTGGGAAGCTATCACACCAATAGATCATTGAACCTTGGGGAAAATCGCTGGACTATTAAGCCTGAAATAGGGATTGTTAAAGGATTCGGCGAAGATCTTTTTCTGGACTTTATTATGAATATAAAATTTCATGCGGACAATGACGAGTTTTTTTCTGGACAAAAGAGAGTCAAAAAATCACAATCCGACTTATTTGGCTTAGAAACTCATTTAAGTTACAACCTTAAAAAAGAATTTTTTGTTTCATTAGACTATTTTTTCAACAGTGGAGGTGAAACAGAAATTGATGGCATTAGGAAAAGAGACAAACAAGAAAATCATGCTATTGGTGCTTCAATGTTTTGGAGTTTGAAAAACAATCAACAGATAATGATTGAATATCTAAATAATTTTGATATTGAGAGTGGCGCTAAAACTCAAACTTTAGGCATACGATGGTCTTATTTTTTATAA
- the buk gene encoding butyrate kinase produces MSKQSHSILAINPGSTSTKVSLFKDLLPVIETTINHSAEELEVFERVLDQYEFRIKSVISWLDNISPRVTSLDAVVGRGGLLPPLKSGTYAVNGAMLDDIRSPKTREHASNLGALIANEIGSRFNAPVFTVDPVSVDEFEPVARLSGLAGMERKSFSHALNIKAVARRAAESLCKKYQDINLIVGHLGGGISITAHRKGSMVDVSGGMDAGPFSPERCGALPVFDVIDMCYSGIAKEDLKRKLSGKGGMVSYLGTNSGLEIDEKIKAGDKEALLVMQAMAYQIAKEIGSMAPVLNCDVDAIVLTGGIARWQSLVEEIKPRVECLAEFMVFPGENEMLSLAEGSLRVLCGEEVAKEYVNII; encoded by the coding sequence ATGAGCAAACAAAGCCACAGTATTTTGGCTATTAACCCTGGTTCAACATCTACTAAGGTTTCGTTGTTTAAAGATCTTTTACCCGTTATTGAAACTACAATTAACCATAGTGCCGAGGAACTAGAGGTTTTTGAACGCGTCCTTGACCAATATGAATTTAGGATTAAAAGCGTCATTTCATGGCTTGACAACATAAGCCCTAGGGTTACTTCATTGGATGCTGTTGTTGGTAGGGGCGGTCTTTTGCCTCCTCTTAAAAGCGGTACCTATGCAGTGAACGGAGCCATGCTTGATGATATACGCTCACCAAAAACTCGTGAGCATGCGTCAAATCTTGGGGCGCTGATTGCCAATGAAATTGGAAGCAGGTTCAATGCGCCTGTTTTCACGGTAGACCCTGTTTCGGTAGATGAATTCGAGCCTGTTGCCCGGTTGTCAGGCCTGGCTGGAATGGAGCGCAAAAGCTTTTCGCATGCATTGAATATTAAGGCTGTTGCTCGTCGTGCCGCTGAATCACTCTGCAAGAAATATCAAGATATAAACCTTATCGTAGGTCACCTTGGAGGTGGCATTTCTATCACGGCCCACCGAAAGGGCTCTATGGTTGATGTCTCGGGTGGTATGGATGCTGGGCCGTTTTCTCCTGAACGATGTGGCGCATTGCCGGTGTTTGATGTCATTGACATGTGCTACTCGGGGATTGCTAAGGAAGACCTGAAGAGAAAGCTCTCTGGAAAGGGGGGAATGGTGTCCTACCTCGGCACTAATTCCGGCTTGGAAATCGATGAAAAAATTAAGGCCGGCGACAAAGAGGCGCTTCTTGTTATGCAGGCGATGGCCTATCAGATCGCTAAAGAAATCGGCAGTATGGCGCCGGTTCTGAATTGCGATGTCGACGCCATCGTCCTTACTGGTGGGATCGCCAGATGGCAGTCATTGGTCGAGGAGATCAAACCTCGCGTCGAATGTTTAGCTGAATTTATGGTTTTTCCTGGCGAGAATGAAATGCTTTCATTGGCTGAGGGTTCATTGAGAGTTCTTTGTGGTGAAGAAGTCGCAAAGGAGTATGTGAATATTATATAA
- a CDS encoding phosphate acyltransferase — translation MEKIINKAICGPRKKIVFPESYDVRMLKAAEIITNRKIAKIILIGDAEEINMCAEINHIDISGCEIIKFRDDINKNQYLKEFVFLRKDKGITSSQAYEVLSNLTNLHYAGMMLQSGYVDGCVAGAANTTGDVIRAGVQTVGLMIGVSLVSSAILVDTGLKDFGEEGVFLMADVAVNPNPDAQQLAGIAVSSAQTFESILEVPARVAMLSFSTKGSAEHPDIQKVREATVLARDISKNMIIDGELQIDPAVCQRSAGMKTPDSPLAGKANVLVFPDLDAGNIGSKIPQVLYGAKGIGPLLQGLRKPFNDLSRSCSVETIVGVTAMTCLQASIKLNHCEEVVCAHAASL, via the coding sequence ATGGAAAAAATAATTAATAAGGCAATATGCGGACCAAGAAAAAAAATTGTTTTTCCTGAAAGCTATGATGTGAGGATGCTCAAGGCAGCCGAAATCATAACCAATAGAAAAATCGCAAAAATTATACTTATTGGAGACGCTGAAGAAATAAATATGTGTGCCGAGATTAATCATATTGATATATCCGGGTGTGAAATCATTAAATTTCGTGACGATATAAATAAAAATCAATATTTAAAGGAATTTGTTTTTTTAAGAAAAGACAAAGGAATTACCTCATCTCAAGCTTACGAGGTCTTGTCAAATTTAACTAATCTCCACTATGCCGGGATGATGCTTCAATCTGGTTATGTCGATGGATGTGTGGCTGGTGCCGCTAATACAACTGGTGATGTGATACGTGCCGGGGTTCAAACAGTAGGGTTAATGATTGGTGTGAGTTTGGTGTCCTCTGCAATCTTGGTTGATACCGGATTGAAAGATTTTGGAGAGGAAGGGGTGTTTTTAATGGCGGATGTGGCGGTCAACCCAAACCCTGATGCCCAACAATTGGCGGGAATTGCTGTTTCCTCTGCACAAACTTTTGAATCGATTTTAGAAGTGCCAGCAAGGGTGGCTATGCTTTCTTTCTCAACCAAAGGCAGCGCTGAGCATCCAGATATCCAAAAGGTTAGGGAGGCCACGGTTTTGGCAAGAGATATATCGAAAAATATGATTATCGATGGTGAGCTTCAAATTGATCCGGCTGTTTGCCAACGAAGTGCCGGTATGAAAACCCCGGATAGTCCACTTGCTGGAAAGGCCAACGTTTTAGTTTTTCCAGATCTCGATGCTGGAAATATTGGATCCAAAATTCCCCAGGTTCTATACGGCGCCAAAGGAATAGGCCCATTGCTTCAAGGTCTACGAAAACCATTCAATGACCTTTCAAGAAGCTGCAGCGTTGAAACTATTGTGGGGGTCACTGCCATGACCTGTCTTCAGGCCTCAATAAAACTAAATCATTGTGAAGAGGTTGTTTGTGCACACGCAGCTTCTTTGTAA